One Gemmatimonadota bacterium DNA window includes the following coding sequences:
- a CDS encoding Ig-like domain-containing protein produces MSTPLRWSSIVLTLALLLPRGSAAQTVTELYATPDSLRLEAGQRQGLSVQAFDDAGNAVLAIRFRSTDTLVARVASNGTVSALAGGRARIVIEAGSRSKTIQVVVTGPVAAPVARSGARVAPAPTAPSAPAEPAPAPIPPAPLYTQLTAEPATLALLPTEHGRLQLRALRADGTVGAPEGAVWRSSRPEIVALSDSMGGLTAMASGQAVVEAAIPNGPSVRVPVAVSLATIGADRDRLVLSPDDSDTVGIIVPAQGGRRLRPQDLVWSASDDGVLEVRADGVVRARTAGRSEVVVRGFLQEVRVPVIVHQRVARFAVAPRLTDTVRIPAETSREFTVIPQTIDSLPIEGVPMAWTVGDTSIARFDPVTGTLTARRAGRTTLEFSARGFLPKGWSIEVLPGAIALDRQRLTLAAGERTRLTAAFVDLAGAPVGAAQGVQWVTSNAGLVKVDADGTVEAVAPGRATITARAGAGAPSSATVLVTGDLLLTSTRSGRLGIYATLTRAPEQFIPLVADSFGNYLDGAYSPDRSRVAYASDRLGAGNYDIYVADADGRNPARLTTEAGMDLQPHWTPDGQSLVFVSLRGGARQLYVMQADGSNVRALTALPGGAEEPAISPTAAPWPSPATPAARPRATSTWCRWPVACRSP; encoded by the coding sequence ATGTCCACTCCGCTCCGCTGGTCATCGATCGTCCTCACGCTCGCGCTGCTCCTTCCTCGGGGGTCGGCGGCGCAGACCGTGACCGAACTCTACGCCACCCCCGATTCACTGCGCCTCGAGGCCGGGCAGCGGCAGGGGCTGTCGGTGCAGGCCTTCGACGACGCCGGCAACGCCGTGCTGGCGATCCGCTTCCGCTCCACCGACACCCTGGTGGCGCGGGTGGCGAGCAACGGCACGGTGAGCGCGCTGGCCGGTGGCCGCGCCCGCATCGTGATCGAGGCCGGCAGCAGGAGCAAGACGATCCAGGTGGTGGTGACCGGTCCGGTGGCCGCGCCGGTGGCGCGGTCCGGGGCCCGGGTGGCGCCCGCCCCGACGGCGCCGTCCGCGCCGGCCGAGCCCGCCCCCGCGCCGATCCCACCGGCGCCGCTCTACACCCAGCTCACCGCCGAACCCGCCACGCTGGCGCTGCTCCCGACGGAGCACGGCCGGCTGCAGCTTCGCGCGCTGCGGGCCGACGGCACCGTGGGCGCGCCGGAGGGCGCGGTGTGGCGTTCCTCGCGCCCGGAGATCGTCGCGCTGAGCGACAGCATGGGCGGCCTGACCGCGATGGCTTCGGGCCAGGCGGTGGTGGAGGCCGCGATTCCCAACGGTCCGAGCGTGCGGGTGCCGGTGGCGGTCTCGCTGGCGACGATCGGCGCCGACCGCGACCGGCTGGTGCTGTCCCCCGACGACAGCGACACGGTCGGCATCATCGTCCCGGCGCAGGGCGGCCGCCGGCTCCGGCCCCAGGACCTGGTGTGGAGCGCCAGTGACGACGGCGTGCTCGAGGTGCGGGCGGATGGCGTGGTCCGGGCGCGCACCGCCGGCCGGTCCGAGGTGGTGGTGCGCGGCTTCCTGCAGGAGGTGCGGGTGCCGGTGATCGTGCACCAGCGGGTGGCGCGCTTCGCCGTGGCGCCGCGGCTCACCGACACGGTGCGCATCCCGGCGGAGACGAGCCGCGAGTTCACCGTGATCCCGCAGACCATCGACTCGCTCCCCATCGAGGGCGTGCCCATGGCGTGGACGGTGGGCGACACGAGCATCGCCCGCTTCGATCCGGTCACCGGCACGCTGACCGCGCGCCGCGCCGGGCGCACCACGCTCGAGTTCTCGGCCCGCGGCTTCCTGCCCAAGGGCTGGTCCATCGAGGTGCTGCCGGGGGCCATCGCCCTCGACCGGCAGCGGCTGACGCTGGCCGCGGGCGAGCGGACCCGTCTGACCGCCGCCTTCGTGGACCTGGCCGGCGCGCCCGTCGGCGCCGCGCAGGGCGTGCAGTGGGTGACCAGCAACGCGGGCCTGGTGAAGGTCGACGCCGACGGCACCGTGGAGGCCGTGGCCCCCGGCCGCGCCACCATCACCGCGCGGGCCGGCGCCGGGGCGCCGAGCAGCGCCACGGTGCTCGTCACCGGCGACCTGCTGCTCACCTCCACCCGCAGCGGGCGGCTCGGCATCTACGCCACGCTGACCCGCGCGCCGGAGCAGTTCATCCCGCTGGTGGCCGACAGCTTCGGCAACTACCTCGACGGCGCCTACTCCCCCGACCGCAGCCGCGTGGCCTACGCGTCCGACCGCCTCGGCGCGGGGAACTACGACATCTACGTGGCCGACGCCGACGGCCGGAACCCGGCGCGGCTCACCACCGAGGCGGGCATGGACCTGCAGCCGCACTGGACGCCCGATGGCCAGTCGCTGGTGTTCGTCTCGCTCCGGGGCGGGGCCCGCCAGCTCTACGTGATGCAGGCCGACGGCAGCAACGTGCGCGCGCTGACCGCCCTGCCGGGCGGCGCGGAGGAGCCGGCGATCTCCCCGACGGCCGCACCGTGGCCTTCACCGGCTACACCAGCCGCGAGGCCCCGGGCGACATCTACGTGGTGCCGCTGGCCGGTGGCGTGCCGCAGCCCGTGA